A genome region from Deltaproteobacteria bacterium RIFCSPHIGHO2_02_FULL_44_16 includes the following:
- a CDS encoding peptide ABC transporter permease: MTLTALAAPFLANDRSFSSLLSPPIPYHPNSTDSDAILTPPNRSHLLGTDDIGRDVLAQLIWGTRISLSVGLVAMSIALTLGIFLGGIAGYFGGIWDLLISRLIEIFSCFPTFFFILALLSFVGPSLLNLMIVIGGTSWPGIARLVRAEFFRLREEEFVKAASALGAGSFRILFRHLLPNIVRPLVVIASFGIAAAILGEASLSFLGFGVRPEDPSWGSLLASGEAYWDVAWWLTLAPGSAIFLTVTAFNLLGESFRNR; the protein is encoded by the coding sequence ATGACTCTCACGGCTCTTGCAGCCCCTTTTTTAGCCAATGATCGCTCTTTTTCATCGTTGCTTTCTCCTCCGATTCCTTACCATCCCAATTCAACCGATAGCGACGCCATCTTGACCCCTCCGAATCGTTCTCATCTTCTCGGGACCGACGACATTGGTCGCGATGTCCTGGCACAGCTCATTTGGGGAACACGCATCTCTCTTTCGGTGGGGCTTGTCGCGATGTCTATTGCACTGACTCTCGGCATTTTTCTCGGAGGAATCGCCGGTTACTTTGGAGGAATATGGGATCTTCTGATTTCCCGTTTGATCGAGATTTTTTCTTGTTTTCCGACGTTTTTTTTCATCTTAGCACTTCTCTCCTTTGTCGGTCCTTCACTTTTGAATCTCATGATCGTGATTGGCGGGACCAGTTGGCCAGGCATTGCGCGGCTTGTGCGAGCTGAATTTTTCCGTTTGCGGGAAGAAGAGTTTGTGAAAGCAGCTTCTGCGCTTGGAGCGGGATCTTTTCGTATTCTTTTTCGTCATCTGCTTCCAAATATTGTTCGACCTCTTGTGGTCATTGCGAGTTTTGGAATTGCCGCTGCTATTTTGGGTGAAGCTTCACTCTCTTTTTTGGGGTTTGGTGTTCGTCCTGAAGATCCGAGTTGGGGATCGCTCCTTGCAAGTGGAGAAGCGTATTGGGATGTTGCGTGGTGGTTGACTTTGGCTCCAGGCTCTGCGATTTTTTTAACGGTGACGGCATTTAACCTTCTTGGCGAAAGTTTTCGCAATCGATAG
- a CDS encoding peptide ABC transporter ATP-binding protein, with amino-acid sequence MSLLEVKHLETHFYHEKSVIKAVDGVSLYLAKGEAVGIVGESGCGKSVFAHSLLRLIPSSHGRIVGGAIMYHLPHQPNPIDLMKLPEEKMRSLRGKRMAMIFQEPMTSLNPLSTIGDQIAEAIALHEGGSRAVIRDRTLEMLQLVGIPVPEKRIDAFPHELSGGMRQRAMIAMALSCKPDILIADEPTTALDVTIQAQILELLAKLREQLGMALLLITHDLGVVAEVAHRVMVMYAGKCVEEGTVQEIFHHPKHPYTQALLRALPSFGKRGGKLPTIPGAVPSLAHLPEGCAFQDRCPKVQERCRKGAVPDDPSHVGRLVRCYYA; translated from the coding sequence ATGTCTTTATTAGAAGTGAAACATCTCGAGACACATTTTTATCACGAAAAATCGGTGATCAAGGCTGTCGATGGCGTCTCACTTTATTTAGCCAAAGGGGAAGCTGTCGGTATTGTCGGCGAAAGTGGTTGTGGAAAAAGTGTTTTTGCCCACTCTCTTTTGCGGTTAATCCCTTCTTCTCATGGCCGCATTGTGGGAGGAGCGATTATGTATCATCTTCCTCATCAACCAAATCCGATCGATTTGATGAAACTTCCGGAAGAAAAGATGCGTTCGTTGCGGGGAAAAAGAATGGCCATGATTTTTCAAGAGCCGATGACATCGCTCAATCCACTCTCTACGATTGGAGATCAAATTGCAGAGGCGATCGCTCTTCATGAAGGCGGGAGTCGTGCGGTGATTCGCGATCGTACGCTTGAAATGTTACAGCTTGTGGGGATTCCCGTTCCAGAGAAACGGATTGATGCTTTTCCGCATGAACTCTCGGGTGGAATGCGTCAGCGAGCCATGATTGCGATGGCGCTTTCGTGTAAGCCTGACATTCTGATTGCAGATGAACCGACCACAGCGCTTGATGTGACGATTCAAGCTCAAATTTTGGAACTTCTCGCAAAGCTTCGTGAACAATTGGGAATGGCGCTGCTTCTGATTACGCATGACTTAGGAGTTGTGGCTGAAGTCGCGCATCGCGTGATGGTGATGTATGCGGGAAAATGTGTTGAAGAAGGGACGGTGCAAGAAATTTTTCATCACCCAAAACATCCCTATACACAGGCGCTTCTTCGAGCTCTCCCTTCTTTTGGAAAAAGAGGAGGAAAGCTTCCCACGATTCCAGGAGCTGTCCCTTCGCTCGCACATTTGCCTGAGGGATGTGCGTTTCAAGATCGCTGCCCCAAAGTACAAGAGCGATGTCGAAAAGGTGCGGTTCCTGATGATCCGTCTCATGTCGGAAGACTGGTGAGATGCTATTATGCATAA
- a CDS encoding prolipoprotein diacylglyceryl transferase, with protein MHPVLFEIPFFGGIPVFSYGVLVATGFLVGSFWVKREAMRVGISPERAMDLLFYIIIAALVGSRVLHILVSDLDRVLENPLLLFKVWEGGLVFYGGLIGALLVSIWYVRKYRLPWLIYFDVFAPAIPLGHAIGRLGCLMAGCCYGKVVQGNPWYALVFPETGRSFAPAGIPLYPTQLMESAAELLVFVILFFLRRRKKFNGQLMATYLMLYAVVRSTIEFFRGDIERGFIIDPWLSTSQGIGIVMFLAGLSMYLWQWRKKAA; from the coding sequence ATGCATCCGGTCTTGTTTGAAATTCCTTTTTTTGGCGGCATTCCTGTTTTCTCGTATGGTGTCCTTGTGGCTACCGGATTTCTCGTTGGAAGTTTTTGGGTAAAGCGAGAAGCCATGCGTGTTGGCATCAGCCCTGAAAGGGCGATGGATCTTCTTTTTTATATTATCATTGCAGCTCTCGTCGGTTCGCGTGTGCTTCATATTTTGGTCTCTGATCTCGATCGTGTTCTTGAAAATCCGCTTCTTCTTTTTAAAGTGTGGGAAGGGGGTCTTGTTTTCTATGGTGGTCTCATTGGCGCACTGCTCGTTTCCATCTGGTATGTTCGCAAATATCGACTTCCTTGGCTTATTTACTTCGATGTCTTCGCTCCTGCCATTCCACTTGGACACGCCATCGGGCGTCTTGGATGTTTGATGGCCGGATGCTGTTATGGGAAAGTGGTTCAAGGAAATCCCTGGTATGCTCTCGTTTTTCCCGAGACGGGAAGATCATTTGCACCAGCAGGAATTCCTCTCTATCCAACGCAATTGATGGAATCTGCAGCAGAGCTTCTCGTCTTTGTGATTTTATTTTTTCTACGGCGGCGTAAAAAATTTAATGGTCAACTCATGGCCACCTATTTAATGCTCTACGCTGTTGTCCGTTCGACGATTGAGTTTTTTCGTGGCGACATTGAGCGAGGTTTTATTATTGATCCTTGGCTTTCCACATCGCAGGGCATTGGTATCGTGATGTTTTTAGCGGGACTCTCAATGTATCTCTGGCAATGGAGAAAGAAGGCTGCATGA